Proteins encoded in a region of the Pseudomonas sp. PDNC002 genome:
- a CDS encoding HlyD family secretion protein — protein sequence MSKLSSRRGSLALVAVLLLALVVYLLLRLLGPSREQSTDDAYIHADFTLVAPKVAGFIEEVLVEDNQSVKAGQVLARIDARDYRAALAAAEADILAAEARHHHVAADLERQQAVIAQTAAQVQADQAALTFASQELNRYQHLATQGAGTLQNAQQARSHVDSAKAVLDKNKAAALAARKQLDVLLAQQAEALGALKRGQAQLQQAQLNLSYTEIRAPFDGMVGRRAVRVGAYTTPGNALLAVVPLQDAYVVGNFQETQLTDVQPGQMVEISIDTFPGEKLRGHVDSIAPATGLSFAPIAPDNATGNFTKIVQRIPVKIVLDADQPLRDKLRVGMSVIARIDTGKHAPDEQKVAVQ from the coding sequence ATGTCGAAACTCAGCTCCCGTCGCGGCAGTCTGGCCCTGGTTGCCGTGCTGCTGCTCGCCCTTGTCGTTTATCTGCTGCTGCGCCTGCTCGGCCCGAGCCGTGAGCAGAGCACCGACGACGCCTACATCCATGCCGACTTCACCCTGGTGGCGCCGAAAGTCGCCGGGTTCATCGAGGAAGTGCTGGTGGAAGACAACCAGTCGGTGAAGGCCGGTCAGGTCCTGGCGCGCATCGACGCCCGCGACTACCGCGCCGCGCTGGCCGCCGCCGAAGCCGATATTCTGGCCGCCGAGGCACGTCATCACCACGTCGCCGCTGACCTCGAACGCCAGCAGGCAGTGATCGCCCAGACCGCCGCCCAGGTGCAGGCCGACCAGGCCGCACTGACCTTCGCCTCGCAGGAACTCAACCGCTATCAGCACCTCGCCACTCAGGGCGCCGGCACCTTGCAGAACGCCCAGCAGGCGCGCTCGCACGTCGACTCGGCGAAGGCCGTGCTGGACAAGAACAAGGCCGCAGCCCTCGCCGCTCGCAAGCAGCTCGACGTGCTACTGGCGCAGCAGGCCGAAGCTCTCGGCGCGCTGAAGCGTGGGCAGGCGCAGTTGCAGCAGGCGCAACTCAACCTGTCGTACACCGAGATCCGTGCGCCCTTCGACGGCATGGTCGGCCGCCGCGCCGTGCGCGTCGGCGCCTACACCACGCCGGGCAATGCGCTGCTGGCGGTTGTTCCGCTGCAGGATGCCTACGTGGTCGGCAACTTCCAGGAAACCCAGCTCACCGACGTGCAGCCCGGCCAGATGGTCGAGATCAGCATCGACACCTTCCCCGGCGAGAAACTGCGCGGCCACGTCGACAGCATCGCCCCGGCCACCGGCCTGAGCTTCGCGCCCATCGCCCCGGACAACGCCACCGGCAACTTCACCAAGATCGTCCAGCGCATCCCGGTGAAGATCGTCCTCGACGCCGACCAGCCGCTGCGCGACAAGCTGCGCGTGGGCATGTCGGTGATTGCGCGGATCGACACCGGCAAGCACGCGCCGGATGAGCAGAAGGTGGCCGTGCAATGA
- a CDS encoding efflux transporter outer membrane subunit — MNAARTPLFLALLALGACSVGPDFQRPNDADSVNWSAQRGEAPSRTLNAPLEAQWWTLLGDPQLNDLQRRVADANLDLREADARLQQSRAIRQALGGDAVPNVGADLGYQRKRNSEVGLSDPSGKAGKDNFNQLDGGFDLSWELDFWGRVRRELEAADANVQATEEGRRDVLVSVLAETARNYLQLRAEQDLEAIIRGNLDIAQRSLELTRLRRADGVATELDVAEALTQVASIEARLPDSQKRQARLINALSYLLGEAPGALRAELAQAKPVPQPPRGVPVGLPSELAQRRPDIRRAEAALHAATASIGVAKADFYPRISLNGSFGFQALQLSNFGDWNSRTFGIGPSLSLPIFEGGRLKGMLALREAQQQESAIAYRRTVLNAWREVDDALTDYAADQRRLASLDSAAEHGRTALANAREQYKAGAVDFLNVLSAQRELLVTEEQQVRGREAVATTLVLLYKSLGGGWQQAEESAQSL, encoded by the coding sequence ATGAATGCCGCTCGTACGCCGCTGTTTCTCGCCCTGCTCGCGCTCGGTGCCTGCAGCGTCGGTCCGGACTTCCAGCGCCCCAACGACGCCGATTCGGTGAACTGGAGCGCCCAGCGCGGCGAAGCCCCGAGCCGCACACTCAACGCACCGCTGGAAGCGCAGTGGTGGACGCTGCTGGGCGACCCGCAGCTCAACGATCTGCAACGCCGCGTGGCGGATGCCAACCTCGACCTGCGCGAAGCCGATGCGCGCCTGCAGCAGAGCCGGGCGATCCGCCAGGCACTGGGCGGCGATGCCGTGCCCAATGTCGGCGCGGACCTGGGCTACCAGCGCAAGCGCAACAGCGAAGTCGGCCTGAGCGATCCGTCCGGCAAGGCGGGCAAGGACAACTTCAACCAGCTCGATGGCGGCTTCGACCTGTCCTGGGAGCTGGACTTCTGGGGCCGTGTGCGCCGCGAGCTGGAGGCCGCCGACGCCAACGTCCAGGCGACCGAGGAAGGCCGCCGCGACGTGCTGGTCTCGGTCCTCGCCGAAACCGCACGCAACTACCTGCAACTGCGCGCCGAGCAGGACCTGGAAGCGATCATCCGCGGCAACCTGGACATCGCCCAGCGCAGCCTGGAGCTGACCCGACTGCGCCGCGCCGACGGCGTCGCCACCGAACTGGACGTGGCCGAAGCGTTGACCCAGGTGGCCAGCATCGAAGCTCGCCTGCCCGACAGCCAGAAGCGCCAGGCGCGACTGATCAACGCCCTAAGCTACCTGCTCGGCGAAGCGCCCGGCGCTCTGCGAGCTGAACTCGCCCAGGCCAAGCCGGTGCCGCAGCCACCGCGCGGCGTGCCGGTCGGCCTGCCCTCTGAGCTGGCCCAGCGCCGCCCGGATATCCGCCGCGCCGAAGCCGCGCTGCACGCCGCCACCGCCAGCATTGGCGTGGCCAAGGCGGACTTCTACCCGCGCATCAGCCTCAATGGCAGCTTCGGCTTCCAGGCATTGCAGTTGTCCAACTTCGGCGACTGGAACAGCCGCACCTTTGGCATAGGCCCAAGCCTGTCGTTGCCGATCTTCGAGGGCGGTCGGCTGAAGGGCATGCTTGCCCTGCGCGAAGCACAGCAGCAGGAATCGGCCATCGCCTACCGGCGCACCGTGCTCAACGCCTGGCGCGAAGTGGACGATGCGCTCACCGACTACGCCGCCGACCAGCGCCGCCTGGCCAGCCTGGACAGCGCTGCCGAACATGGCCGCACCGCCCTGGCCAACGCCCGCGAGCAGTACAAGGCCGGCGCCGTGGACTTCCTCAACGTGCTCAGCGCACAACGTGAGCTGCTGGTCACCGAGGAGCAGCAGGTTCGCGGCCGCGAAGCCGTGGCGACCACGCTGGTGCTGCTTTACAAGTCTCTGGGCGGTGGCTGGCAGCAGGCCGAGGAAAGCGCCCAATCCCTGTAG
- a CDS encoding GntR family transcriptional regulator, whose translation MTDQLQQIRKQPRNGKARSGTQDEIVYAHIFDAILEQRLAPGTKLSEEALGEIFGVSRTIIRRALSRLAHEQVVLLRPNRGAVVASPSIDEARQILFARRTVERAITELAVDNASGDALAELRDMVKQEQSSFARGDRGAGIRLSGEFHLKLAEMAKNAPLVVFQRSLVSQTSLIIAQYESGGRSHCSFDEHNEILDAIEKGDKEKAVTLMMHHMAHIDDKLNLDVDGASGDLHAVFSHLLAGKKKPRRSKADADSAA comes from the coding sequence ATGACCGACCAGTTGCAACAGATCAGGAAGCAGCCGCGCAATGGCAAGGCCCGCAGCGGCACTCAGGACGAGATCGTCTATGCGCACATCTTCGACGCCATCCTCGAGCAGCGCCTGGCGCCTGGCACCAAGCTGAGCGAAGAAGCCCTCGGCGAAATCTTCGGCGTCAGCCGCACCATCATCCGTCGCGCCCTGTCGCGCCTGGCCCACGAGCAGGTCGTCCTGCTGCGTCCGAACCGTGGCGCCGTGGTGGCCAGCCCGAGCATCGACGAAGCCCGGCAGATCCTATTCGCCCGCCGCACCGTCGAGCGTGCGATCACCGAACTGGCCGTGGACAACGCCAGCGGCGACGCCCTGGCCGAGCTGCGCGACATGGTCAAGCAGGAGCAATCCAGCTTCGCCCGTGGCGACCGTGGCGCCGGCATCCGTCTCTCCGGCGAATTCCACCTCAAGCTCGCCGAAATGGCGAAGAACGCGCCGCTGGTGGTGTTCCAGCGCAGCCTGGTGTCGCAGACCTCGCTGATCATCGCCCAGTACGAAAGCGGCGGCCGCTCGCACTGCTCGTTCGACGAGCACAACGAGATCCTCGACGCCATCGAGAAGGGCGACAAGGAAAAGGCCGTGACCCTGATGATGCACCACATGGCGCACATCGACGACAAGCTGAACCTGGACGTGGACGGCGCCTCCGGCGACCTGCACGCGGTGTTCTCGCACCTGCTGGCGGGCAAGAAGAAGCCGCGCCGCAGCAAGGCGGACGCCGACTCGGCGGCCTGA
- a CDS encoding ATP-binding protein yields the protein MSRILIVDEQPVTRHALRLMMEADRHEVVGEADNGPDALQQARVCKPDLMILELSIPRLGGLEVLQRLVAQESPVKVLVLTSQDSEYFAGRCLTAGASGFVSKQENPQAVREAVRAISQGHSYFPSHALGSVSAAEEAGHGELLKGLSVRELTVLQLLARGLSNIAIADQLAISDKTVSTYKVRLMQKLRAKSLVELIDIARRHGLVEGGAKEEEAVAAPAFDEEQTRELGLLRKMIDALPHPMTIRDLSSRILFCNQAALKILELSEEDVIGRFIVDLNMFADPAEGELLRQNMVASIGQGDPYSQDIELATTKGRKVYRHWGRPYRDEQGRLIGAICGSVDITDRDDLLRSLRSSNARIETVNRDKSHFLAGMASELQGPLQNIGAMIDLALNQPDPERRREPLQVAHSVASNLLNMLDDLQLLSRAESGRLELRLEALDLRQLIEQQVAAVRERAHVKGLKVETDFDLALKAEVWADSLRMRQLIGNLLSNAVKFTDHGSVLVRLRARGRGEGIVDVQIDVVDSGIGIPDEEQVRLFEPFARSVDGARILAGGTSLGLALCRSMVALMDGEMSLRSKQGVGTEVSVKLTFTGAES from the coding sequence ATGAGCAGAATCCTGATCGTCGACGAGCAACCCGTTACCCGGCACGCGTTGCGCCTGATGATGGAGGCGGATCGGCACGAAGTGGTCGGCGAGGCCGATAACGGCCCCGACGCGCTACAGCAGGCGCGGGTGTGCAAGCCGGACCTGATGATCCTCGAACTGTCGATTCCCCGGCTCGGCGGGCTGGAGGTGCTGCAGCGGCTGGTGGCCCAGGAATCCCCGGTGAAAGTGCTGGTGCTGACCTCCCAGGACTCCGAGTATTTCGCCGGCCGGTGCCTGACGGCCGGGGCGTCCGGTTTCGTCAGCAAGCAGGAGAACCCGCAGGCCGTGCGCGAAGCGGTTCGCGCCATCTCCCAGGGACACAGCTACTTCCCCAGCCATGCGCTGGGCAGCGTCAGCGCAGCGGAAGAGGCCGGGCATGGAGAGCTGCTGAAGGGGCTTTCGGTGCGCGAGCTGACCGTCCTGCAACTGCTTGCGCGCGGACTGAGCAATATTGCGATTGCCGACCAGTTGGCCATCAGCGACAAGACGGTGAGCACCTACAAGGTGCGCCTGATGCAGAAGCTGCGCGCCAAATCGCTAGTGGAACTCATCGATATCGCGCGTCGCCACGGGCTGGTCGAAGGCGGCGCCAAGGAAGAGGAGGCGGTCGCCGCGCCTGCCTTCGACGAGGAACAGACCCGCGAGCTCGGCCTGTTGCGCAAGATGATCGACGCCTTGCCGCATCCCATGACGATTCGCGACCTGAGCAGCCGCATCCTGTTCTGCAACCAGGCCGCGCTCAAGATACTCGAGCTGTCCGAGGAAGACGTGATCGGCCGGTTCATCGTCGACCTCAACATGTTTGCCGATCCGGCGGAGGGGGAATTGCTGCGCCAGAACATGGTGGCGTCCATCGGCCAGGGTGACCCGTATTCGCAGGACATCGAGCTTGCGACGACGAAGGGGCGCAAAGTCTATCGCCACTGGGGGCGGCCGTATCGTGACGAGCAGGGACGGCTGATCGGTGCCATCTGCGGTTCGGTCGACATCACCGACCGCGATGACCTGCTGCGCAGCCTGCGCAGTTCCAATGCGCGTATCGAGACGGTGAACCGCGACAAGAGCCACTTTCTCGCCGGCATGGCATCCGAGCTGCAGGGGCCGCTGCAGAACATCGGTGCGATGATCGACCTGGCGCTGAACCAGCCCGATCCCGAGCGTCGCCGCGAGCCGCTGCAGGTGGCGCATTCGGTGGCCAGCAATCTGCTCAACATGCTCGACGACCTGCAACTGCTCAGCCGCGCCGAGTCCGGGCGCCTGGAGTTGCGCCTGGAGGCGCTGGATCTGCGGCAGTTGATCGAGCAGCAGGTCGCGGCGGTGCGCGAACGTGCCCACGTCAAGGGGCTGAAAGTGGAAACCGATTTCGACCTGGCGCTGAAGGCGGAGGTCTGGGCGGACTCCCTGCGCATGCGGCAACTGATCGGCAATCTGTTGAGCAATGCGGTGAAGTTCACCGACCACGGCAGTGTCCTGGTGCGCTTGCGGGCCCGAGGCCGGGGCGAGGGCATCGTGGATGTGCAGATCGATGTGGTCGACAGCGGAATCGGCATCCCCGACGAGGAGCAGGTGCGGCTGTTCGAACCGTTCGCCCGCAGTGTCGACGGCGCCCGGATTCTCGCCGGCGGCACCAGCCTCGGACTGGCCCTGTGCCGCAGCATGGTGGCGCTGATGGATGGCGAGATGAGCCTGCGCAGCAAGCAAGGTGTCGGGACCGAGGTGAGCGTCAAGCTGACCTTCACCGGCGCGGAATCCTGA
- the uraH gene encoding hydroxyisourate hydrolase, whose product MGRLTTHVLDSAHGCPGHGIKIELYRVEGQQLELIATRVTNDDGRCDEPLLQGDDFRAGVYQLLFNAGDYYRARGVELPQPAFLDQVVLRFGIASESDHYHVPLLISPYSYSTYRGS is encoded by the coding sequence ATGGGACGCTTGACCACTCACGTACTGGATTCCGCCCACGGCTGCCCCGGCCATGGCATCAAGATCGAGCTGTACCGCGTCGAAGGCCAGCAGCTGGAGCTGATCGCCACCCGCGTGACCAATGACGATGGCCGCTGCGACGAGCCGCTGCTGCAGGGCGATGACTTCCGCGCCGGCGTCTACCAGCTGCTGTTCAATGCCGGCGACTACTACCGCGCCCGTGGTGTCGAACTGCCCCAGCCGGCCTTCCTCGACCAGGTCGTGCTGCGCTTCGGCATCGCCTCGGAAAGCGATCACTATCACGTGCCGCTGCTGATTTCTCCCTACAGTTATTCGACCTACCGCGGCAGCTAG
- the puuE gene encoding allantoinase PuuE has translation MSADYPRDLIGYGNNIPHPHWPNDARIALSFVLNYEEGGERNILHGDAESEAFLSEMVAAQPLKGERNMCMESLYEYGSRAGVWRLLKLFKKHDLPLTVFAVAMAAQRHPEAIRQMVADGHEICSHGYRWIDYQYMDEAQEREHMFEAVRILTELTGQRPQGWYTGRLGPNTRRIVREDGNFLYDSDTYDDDLPYWDPASTAEKPHLVIPYTLDTNDMRFTQVQGFNKGDDFFEYLKDAFDVLYAEGAEGAPKMLSIGMHCRLLGRPARMASLERFIQYVKGHEKVWIARRVDIAKHWHENHPFKAQENQA, from the coding sequence GTGAGCGCTGACTACCCACGCGACCTGATCGGTTACGGCAACAACATTCCCCACCCGCACTGGCCGAACGATGCGCGCATCGCCCTGTCCTTCGTCCTCAACTACGAGGAAGGTGGCGAGCGCAATATCCTCCACGGCGACGCCGAATCCGAAGCCTTCCTTTCCGAAATGGTCGCCGCCCAGCCGCTCAAGGGCGAGCGCAACATGTGCATGGAGTCGCTCTACGAGTACGGCAGCCGTGCCGGCGTATGGCGCCTGCTCAAGCTGTTCAAGAAGCATGACCTGCCGCTGACCGTGTTCGCCGTCGCCATGGCCGCCCAGCGCCACCCCGAGGCGATCCGCCAGATGGTCGCCGACGGCCACGAGATCTGCAGCCACGGTTACCGCTGGATCGACTACCAGTACATGGACGAGGCGCAGGAACGCGAACACATGTTCGAGGCCGTGCGCATCCTCACCGAGCTGACCGGCCAGCGCCCGCAAGGCTGGTACACCGGCCGCCTGGGCCCGAACACCCGCCGCATCGTCCGCGAGGACGGCAACTTCCTCTACGACTCAGACACCTACGACGACGACCTGCCCTACTGGGACCCGGCGAGCACCGCCGAGAAACCGCACCTGGTGATCCCCTACACCCTGGACACCAACGACATGCGCTTCACCCAGGTGCAGGGCTTCAACAAGGGCGACGATTTCTTCGAGTACCTCAAGGACGCCTTCGACGTGCTCTACGCCGAGGGTGCCGAGGGCGCGCCGAAGATGCTATCCATCGGCATGCACTGCCGCCTGCTGGGCCGTCCGGCGCGTATGGCCTCGCTGGAGCGTTTCATCCAGTACGTTAAAGGTCACGAGAAGGTGTGGATCGCACGCCGCGTCGACATCGCCAAGCACTGGCACGAGAACCACCCGTTCAAAGCGCAGGAGAACCAGGCATGA
- the uraD gene encoding 2-oxo-4-hydroxy-4-carboxy-5-ureidoimidazoline decarboxylase codes for MSRFQTLTPASLDRAAFVAAFADIYEHSPWVAEKAYDLGVDDSLNDIELLQQRMADILLSASHDAQLALINAHPDLAGKAAVRGELTASSTAEQAGAGIQDCTAEEFARFTELNDAYKAKFGFPFIKAVKGSNRHQILAAFEERIHNTPEQEFQTALAEINKIAMFRLQQL; via the coding sequence ATGAGCCGCTTCCAGACCCTGACCCCGGCCAGCCTCGACCGCGCGGCATTCGTCGCCGCCTTCGCCGACATCTACGAGCACTCCCCGTGGGTCGCCGAGAAGGCCTATGACCTGGGCGTCGACGACAGCCTGAACGACATCGAACTGCTGCAGCAGCGCATGGCCGACATCCTCCTGTCCGCCAGCCATGACGCGCAACTGGCGCTGATCAACGCGCACCCGGACCTCGCCGGCAAGGCCGCCGTGCGCGGCGAGCTGACCGCTTCCAGCACCGCCGAACAGGCCGGCGCCGGCATCCAGGACTGCACCGCCGAGGAGTTCGCCCGCTTCACCGAACTCAACGACGCCTACAAGGCCAAGTTCGGCTTCCCCTTCATCAAGGCGGTGAAGGGCAGCAACCGCCACCAGATCCTGGCCGCGTTTGAAGAGCGCATCCACAACACGCCGGAGCAGGAGTTCCAGACCGCCCTGGCGGAGATCAACAAGATCGCGATGTTCCGCCTGCAGCAACTCTGA
- a CDS encoding ureidoglycolate lyase, with the protein MRTLKIEPLTKEAFAQFGDVIETEGSDFFMINNGSTRRYHKLATVETAQPDDKAIISIFSAESLEMPLRIRMLERHPQGSQAFIPLLGNPFLIVVAPLGDVPVSGLVRAFLSNGKQGVNYHRGVWHHPVLTIEKRDDFLVVDRSGSGNNCDEHFFTEDEQLLLDPQAN; encoded by the coding sequence ATGCGTACCCTGAAGATCGAGCCGTTGACCAAGGAAGCCTTCGCCCAGTTCGGTGATGTCATCGAAACCGAAGGCAGTGACTTCTTCATGATCAACAACGGCTCCACCCGCCGTTATCACAAGCTCGCCACCGTCGAAACGGCGCAGCCCGATGACAAGGCGATCATCAGCATCTTCAGCGCCGAATCACTGGAGATGCCCTTGCGCATCCGCATGCTGGAGCGTCATCCGCAGGGCAGCCAGGCGTTCATTCCGCTGCTCGGCAACCCATTTCTGATCGTGGTCGCGCCCCTTGGCGATGTACCTGTATCGGGCCTCGTCCGCGCTTTCCTGTCCAACGGCAAGCAGGGCGTCAATTACCACCGCGGCGTCTGGCACCACCCGGTGCTGACGATCGAAAAGCGGGATGACTTCCTGGTGGTCGATCGCAGCGGTTCTGGCAACAACTGCGACGAGCATTTCTTCACCGAGGACGAACAGCTCCTCCTCGACCCCCAAGCGAACTAA
- a CDS encoding urate hydroxylase PuuD, with the protein MEAHLIEWLNLLVRWVHMIVGIAWIGASFYFVWLENNLNRANPREGLSGDLWAIHGGGIYHLEKYKLAPPKMPDNLHWFKWEAYSTWMSGVCLLTIVFYLNPTLYLIAPGSDLAPAAAVAIGIGSLIAGWFIYSTLCDSPLGKKPALLGAILFGLLVLAAYLLSQVFSGRGAYLHVGAIIGTIMVGNVFRVIMPAQRALVKAIEEGREPDPVLPAKGLLRSRHNNYFTLPVLFIMISNHFPSTYGSHYNWLILTCIAALAVIVRHYFNTRHNGNGMAWALPAGAVGMIALAFVTGPSWPTSDASSSTAQAQKIEYQPLPETAVGGKTPAERAKDEDAAKAAAAQQAQAAPAQASAAGSTEGFDKVHHVIQERCAVCHSAKPTSNLFSTAPAGVMFDTPQQIQQLAPRIQAQAVASQVMPLGNITQMTPEERKLVGDWISKGAQVN; encoded by the coding sequence GTGGAAGCACATCTCATCGAATGGCTGAACCTGCTGGTCCGCTGGGTCCACATGATTGTGGGCATTGCCTGGATCGGCGCTTCGTTCTACTTCGTCTGGCTGGAGAACAACCTCAACCGCGCCAATCCGCGCGAAGGGCTCTCCGGTGATCTCTGGGCGATCCATGGTGGCGGTATCTACCACCTGGAGAAGTACAAGCTCGCTCCGCCGAAAATGCCGGACAACCTGCACTGGTTCAAATGGGAGGCCTACTCCACCTGGATGTCGGGCGTCTGTCTGCTGACCATCGTGTTCTACCTGAACCCGACCCTGTACCTGATCGCACCGGGCAGCGACCTGGCTCCGGCCGCCGCCGTGGCCATCGGCATCGGCTCGCTGATCGCCGGCTGGTTCATCTACAGCACCCTGTGCGACTCGCCGCTGGGCAAGAAACCCGCGCTGCTCGGCGCCATCCTGTTCGGCCTGCTGGTCCTCGCCGCCTACCTGCTGAGCCAGGTGTTCAGCGGTCGCGGTGCCTACCTGCACGTGGGCGCCATCATCGGCACCATCATGGTGGGCAACGTGTTCCGCGTGATCATGCCGGCCCAGCGCGCACTGGTTAAGGCCATCGAAGAAGGCCGCGAGCCCGATCCGGTGCTGCCGGCCAAAGGCCTGCTGCGTTCGCGCCACAACAACTACTTCACCCTGCCGGTGCTGTTCATCATGATCAGCAACCACTTCCCGAGCACCTACGGCAGCCACTACAACTGGCTGATCCTGACCTGCATCGCGGCGCTGGCGGTGATCGTGCGTCACTACTTCAACACCCGCCACAACGGCAACGGCATGGCCTGGGCGCTGCCCGCCGGCGCCGTCGGCATGATCGCCCTGGCCTTCGTGACCGGCCCGAGCTGGCCGACCAGCGATGCTTCCTCCAGTACCGCGCAAGCTCAGAAGATCGAGTACCAGCCGCTGCCGGAAACCGCCGTCGGCGGCAAGACCCCGGCCGAGCGCGCCAAGGACGAGGACGCCGCCAAGGCCGCCGCAGCCCAGCAGGCTCAGGCCGCTCCGGCCCAGGCGTCCGCCGCCGGTTCGACCGAAGGCTTCGACAAGGTCCATCACGTTATCCAGGAACGCTGCGCCGTGTGCCACTCGGCCAAGCCGACCAGCAACCTGTTCAGCACCGCGCCGGCCGGCGTGATGTTCGACACCCCGCAGCAGATCCAGCAGCTCGCCCCGCGCATCCAGGCGCAGGCCGTGGCTTCGCAGGTCATGCCGCTGGGCAACATCACCCAGATGACCCCGGAAGAGCGCAAGCTCGTTGGAGACTGGATCTCCAAGGGTGCCCAGGTTAATTGA
- a CDS encoding nucleobase:cation symporter-2 family protein produces MSVVTERSHTGSPVDQRLPLLQLLLVGFQHVLLMYGGAVAVPLIVGQAAGLSREEIAFLINADLLVAGIATLVQSLGIGPVGIRMPVMMGASFAAVGSMVAMAGMPGVGMTGIFGATIAAGFFGMLIAPFMSRIVRFFPPLVTGTVITSIGMCLFPVAINWAGGGKAAANFGAIEYLALSSFVLAVILLINRFLKGFWVNVSVLIGMLLGYIIGASMGMVSLDGIEQRPWFDIVTPLHFGAPEFHLAPVLSMCLVVVIIFVESTGMFLALGKITETEICPNRLRRGLLCDAGASFIAGFMNTFTHSSFAQNIGLVQMTGVRSRYVTAAAALFLIALSLLPKAAFLVASIPPAVLGGAGIAMFGMVAASGIRILHEADIVDRRNQLLVAVSIGMGMVPVVRPDFFAALPQWMEPITHSGIAMTAIWAVVLNILFNILGEQGRDALCGHH; encoded by the coding sequence ATGTCCGTGGTAACTGAGCGCTCCCATACCGGCTCGCCCGTCGACCAGCGTTTGCCCTTGCTGCAGCTGCTGCTGGTCGGCTTCCAGCACGTTCTCCTGATGTATGGCGGCGCCGTCGCCGTCCCGCTGATCGTCGGCCAGGCCGCCGGTCTCTCCCGTGAAGAAATCGCCTTCCTGATCAACGCCGACCTGCTGGTCGCCGGCATCGCCACGCTGGTGCAATCGCTCGGCATCGGGCCGGTGGGCATCCGCATGCCAGTGATGATGGGCGCCAGCTTCGCTGCCGTCGGCAGCATGGTCGCCATGGCCGGGATGCCCGGCGTCGGCATGACCGGCATCTTCGGCGCGACCATCGCCGCCGGCTTCTTCGGCATGCTCATCGCGCCCTTCATGAGCCGCATCGTGCGCTTCTTCCCGCCGCTGGTGACCGGCACCGTGATCACCTCCATTGGCATGTGCCTGTTCCCGGTGGCGATCAACTGGGCCGGCGGCGGCAAGGCGGCGGCCAACTTCGGCGCCATCGAATACCTCGCCCTGTCCTCCTTCGTGCTGGCAGTGATCCTGCTGATCAACCGCTTCCTGAAGGGTTTCTGGGTCAACGTCTCGGTGCTGATCGGCATGCTGCTGGGCTACATCATCGGCGCCAGCATGGGCATGGTCAGCCTGGACGGCATCGAGCAGCGCCCATGGTTCGACATCGTCACGCCGCTGCATTTCGGTGCCCCGGAATTCCACCTGGCTCCGGTGCTTTCGATGTGCCTGGTGGTGGTGATCATCTTCGTCGAGTCCACCGGCATGTTCCTCGCCCTGGGCAAGATCACCGAGACCGAAATCTGCCCCAACCGCCTGCGCCGCGGCCTGCTGTGCGATGCCGGCGCGTCCTTCATCGCCGGCTTCATGAACACCTTCACCCACTCTTCGTTCGCCCAGAACATCGGCCTGGTGCAGATGACCGGCGTGCGCAGCCGCTACGTCACCGCCGCCGCCGCGCTGTTCCTGATCGCCCTGTCGCTACTGCCCAAGGCCGCCTTCCTGGTCGCTTCGATTCCGCCAGCCGTTCTGGGCGGCGCCGGCATCGCCATGTTCGGCATGGTCGCCGCCAGCGGCATCCGCATCCTCCATGAGGCGGACATCGTCGATCGCCGCAACCAGTTGCTGGTGGCAGTGAGCATCGGCATGGGAATGGTGCCGGTGGTGCGTCCGGACTTCTTCGCTGCGCTGCCGCAGTGGATGGAGCCGATCACCCACAGCGGCATCGCGATGACCGCGATCTGGGCCGTGGTGCTGAACATTCTCTTCAACATCCTCGGCGAGCAAGGCCGCGACGCCCTCTGCGGGCATCACTGA